cgacaagtgacgTACTGTATGCGTCTCATTTGTTGCAACTAGGTGTTCTTTCTTTTTTCATACATAcgtattttcaaaacgttttatgTTATAAACCGTGCGTCCAAATCTCGAATCGTTTTTATTGTTGCCTTTCTTAtgtcgagatctttaaaactagatcccatgtctatgttttgacaaactttttttcaagaAAAAAACCGGAtagaaaaaccgtgcctctcgcggaaaaagAGAGAGCACAAAACGTGTTTTCCCCTTTCGgggagaggcacgggcgtgcctctcgtgaaagcaaaaccgtgcctttcgcgaaagcaaaatcgtgcctctcaataaaaaaacagaaaatgcgttttttccttttcgaaaggcacgggcgtgcctctcacaaaaaaaatagaaacacaTTTTTCCCTTCCCGAAAGGCACAGGCTTGCCTCTCGCGAAgtcaaaaccgtgcctttcggggaagcaaaatcatgcctctcacaaaaaaacaaaaaatacaaaTTTTTCCCTTTACAAAAGGCACgtgcgtgcctctcgcgaaggcaaaatcgtgcctctcgcaaaaaaaacaaaaaacacgttttttgccTTTTCCGAAAGGCACGTGCGtgtctctcgcgaaggcaaaactgtgtctttcgcggaagcaaaatcgtgcctctcgccaAAAAAATACgaaaacacattttttccttCCCGAAAGGCACGGGCATGCCACTCGCAAAGTCAAAATCGTGCCGCTCgcataaaaaagagagagaaaacgtGTTTTTCCTCCCCGAAAGGCATGACTGTGCCTCTCGTGAAAACAAAAtcatgcctctcgcaaaaaaaacagaaaacgtgtttttcgcttaacaaaatagaaaacacgtttttttgcaAAACAAATTGAATTTTCTTCCATCCAAAAGTTACGAAAGACTGGTGAAAAACCGGAAaaccaaaaaaatccaaaaaaaccgcttaaaaaaaggcaaaaaacgtgcgaaaaaattaaaaaaataaaatataaaaaaagctCAGAGCCAACACGTGGCGGCGGCTGAGAACGCGCCAAGTAGCAGCGCGCGGGAGCGATCGGTGGGAGATTTTCGACGGagcgctcgctaactagttgctcccGCGTAGCAGACGGTGGCAGCGCGTGGGAGCTTCTATGTAACGCGCCTTGCATTAAATAGCTAACGTTTCGGACAGGGGAAGGCTGACATGGGCCGGCCAATTATGTTTCGCTTTTtcactttttcttgttttttctttttctttttctgttttctttttcttttatttgctcttcctttttttattttacatgtttcttttgtttgcaatttttaaaaacatgttcttgttttcaaaattttcttacaattttaaaaatgttttcattttcaaagtttattcataattttcaaaaatgtttttgtttcaaaacgtctttcagGATTATCAAAAAATGTTCCCATTTTTTAATATTTGTTCATTATTCCAAAAAATGTTCAGTAATTTGGAAAATAAAATCTCGTTTGCAGTTTTGTTATGTTCATATTTCAAAAATTATtcaggattttcaaaaaatgatctCCTTTTCAAAATATGTTTAGTATGTCATTCATAAAATATTCATGTCTCAGAAAATGTATGGGAATttcaaaaatttgttcacaatctcTGATAAATGTTCGTGTTGcaaaacatgttcatgattacagaaaatgtttcttcttttcaaGTAAATTCGCAATTTTTGAGTTTTAAATTTTGTTTGGGAGTTTTATATATGTTCCCATTTCTTAAATATGTTCGCTTTTTTAATCTTGTTCAGAAGTTTAAAAAAATGTCCTGTTTTCATAAACTGTTtgcgtttttttatttttcttcagtAGTTTTAGAAGATATTCACATTTTTTGAAAAATCGCGTTTTTTAAAAACAAAATCTGGTGTttgattttttccatgttttttaatcTTGTTTGTAAGTTTAACAAAATGTTCAGTTATCAAAAAAATGTTTGCGTTTTCAtattttttagaaattttataaAATATTCCTAATTTCAGTTTTGGTCACAAATCCTAAAAAAAATATGCTTTTGAATTTATTTAGAGTTTCAGAAAATATTCCTGTGTTTTGAACTTTTTTGGATTTTAAAACAATTCCTGTTTCTCAAAAACATCCAGTGATTTAAAAAATAATGTAAAGTAATACTCTCTCCGTCCAGAATTATTTGTCGCAGAActgaaatacatctagatacattcattcttatgacaagtatttctggacgaagggagtagttacttttaaaaatgtttctatttttgaaatttttgaaagTGCACATTTTTTGAACTatgaaaatttgaaaacaattGTTACTTAAATGGGTACAATTTTAAAATTCTGAATAAATTTCAAAGTCTATAATATTTTTGTGAGACACCGAACATTTTTAGAAAATCTGAACATTGTTTGAGTTtggaaacaaaatttgaaaaacaaGAACATTATTTTAAATTCCTAAAAATGAAATCAGAATATTTTAAATATGTGTTTTTTTAGAAGGAACTTTTTTAAACTTCTGAACAATGTTTCAAAACGCGTTTTGCGTTGAAAATCCCGAACACTTTTGAATTTATGAACAAATTTAGAAAAAGGGGAACATTTTGTTCAGATGACTTAACAGTTTTTTAAAACCCGAACATATTTCGAAAATTAGATCATTTTTGTCAACACAAAACTTTTTCTCAGtttatgaacaaaatttgaaaaactgAAACTTTTAAGGGAGCTGCTAGGCGTCCATCGGTGGATCCGTACTAAACATCCGTCACCCGAATGACCGTTCGATGTACGTGCCCGTAGCCGTCCGATCTACCTGCTCGCACACGGCTCGGTCGTCTCCCCCGACCAATTAATTCCCGAAGCAACGGTCTAGTTACAGAAACAACGGCCGCGTTGCAGAAATAATTTCTAAAACAAAGGCCGCGTTGCAGAAATAATTACTGAAACAACGGTCCCGTTGGATGGGAGCGAGTATTGGCGAACACCGTGTCGGCGCCGCAACGACGACCGtctcccccccccacacacacactgcTCCTCCTGCCATGCCTTGATGCGCTCCTCGAGCGCCCTGCTTCTCTGATCTGCTCTACTCGCTCCCAGCGTCACCTCGCCGTCGACGCATTTGGGGTGCCTCCTAGGTGACTTCAGCTCCTTCGAGTATTGCTTGAAGCGCAGCTGCCCGTGGAGGACGTTGGAGTGGAACCAGAGCGAGTCTGGGCTTACAAAGATCTCGTCGCCCTCCATTTCTTCTACGGAATAGCTTCTTGTTATTGCTACAGGCGGCTGGGGTGGAGTGGAATTTGGAGGCCACCGAATTTTCAGGCTTGGTGTTCGGCCATGTCCGAGACCATCTTGCAAAAATTACAACAACTGGCCCATGTTGCAAAAATTACAACATGTTGTAAAAATTACGACATTTTCTGATCCATGTTGCAAAAATTACAACATATTACAAAAATTACGACATGTTCTAACCCGTGTTGCAAAAATTACAAcatgttgcaaaaaaaaatacgACATCTTTTGACTCATGTTGCAAAAATTACGACATTTTCTGATCGGTCGGATGAACCCTACTGTTACCCAGTACCAGGATTGTCTGTGCTAAAACAATAGATGAGTTGCATGAAACTATCATGAAACAACAGGTGAGTTGCAGGAAATTATCCTGAAACAATATGTGAGTTGCAGGAAAAATGAAAGCGGCTTTGATGAACGCGGGACACTCTCGACTGTCTGATCAACACATGATCGAACGGCCACGGAGCCGGCAGATGGACGCACGCGATCAGCCAGTAGAATGTAATATTTTTCCAACTTTTAAACCTTTTCTTAAAAGAAAGATAAATttgaaaaacaaaacaagaaaaataaaggaaaatgaaCGGAaacaggaaaaaggaaaataaaattgaaaaagaaaaaagaagaaggaatgaaatagaaacagaagaaaagaaaaagaaacggcCAGAAATCCGAAAAAAACAGTAAAAATCCGGTTCGAGAACtttctagaaggttcccaaaaccgggaTCCAGTAGCACGTTTACGCTTTTGAAAATGGGCCGGGCCATGTCGTTCTCTCGTACTCTTTCCTTTGCGTTTCATCGGCAGTTTGCCGCAGTGAGCGTCCAGTAGGATATTCCGCATCGCGCTCCTCCTGTGCGAGAGACCGGCCTCGTCGTCCTCACTCGCCAGAAATCGACCAGAAGCTGAGAAGCGAAACCCGAACAGACGAggccatcccccccccccccccacaccccCCATCCACGATGCTCGCGACAGCCTCGCCGCACCTCCACGCCGCGGCGCATCGCCTCTCCCTGGCGGCGCCCGCGCGCCTCCCGTTAAGGCGCCCCCTCCGCTACCCGTCGCTGCGCCTGCGCGCCTCGGCCGCGGCGGAGGCCGCCCCGTCCGCGAAGGAGGGGGCCGAGGCGCTGGGGTTCGAGGAGATGGCCGCCCGCACGACGCGGCGGTACTACATGCTCGGCGGGAAGGGGGGCGTCGGGAAGACGAGCTGCGCGGCGTCGCTGGCCGTGCGCTTCGCCAACAGCGGCCATCCCACCCTCGTTGTCTCCACCGACCCTGCCCACTCGCTGAGCGATTCGTTTGCGCAGGTCGACCACCAGCCTCCAGCACCTCCAGTGACTTTGCTCCGGGTTTGTTCTCCTGATGTATTTGTAACATTGCCCCTGCCTGCGTGTTTTAGGATTTGACTGGCGGGGCTCTCGCACCTGTCGAAGGTACCGATTCGCCATTGTTTGCGCTTGAGGTGAGTAACATTGGTATGTCCACATTGAAACTCCGAAGCCAGCCTATGCTAATATGTTGGAGTGCTAATGTTTTGTGTTGTCTCGATAGTTCAAGTATACTCTGATAGTTCAGCCAACTTCTATCATTGATTTCCCTTGAAAAGTTTACATATCTAGTGTCCTTTTTCTATTGATGCAATGTTAACAGGACTACTTCCGTAAAACCATTTCAAATTTAGTAACATGGAAAACTCAACTCCTAAATTTGGGAGAAGATTCAGAGATCACAAGGGTTAAGTTCTGTGGATTCACAAGTAGTGGAGGGCTGGTTAATCATGTATATCACTTGGTCTGGACTCTAGAATCTCGAACTGCGTTGTTTAAATGTGACATTTTGCAACTCTGGCACAGATAAATCCTGAGAAGTCTCGTGAAGAGTTTCGGACAATAAATCAAAAGAATGGAGGGACCGGAGTAAAAGATTTCATGGATGGCATGGGCCTAGGGATTCTTGCTGAGCAGGTATATGGcaattttttttgttcttttgctACCAATACATCATTCCATGTCCATTACGTTCAGTCATAACTGTTCTCTTGTTTGTTATTATCCTGAATTGCTCCGTCCATTTTGTGTTTTACAGTTATCATGTTTATTCTTTATTAAATACAGCTTGGGGAGTTAAAACTGGGGGAGTTATTGGACACACCACCACCAGGATTGGATGAAGCAATAGCAATTTCAAAGGTAAAAAGAGATGGCTCCGGGCTTATATCTCCCTACTTCACCTGTTTCTTCCAGCTCTAGCTTATGATTTCCTATTTCATACTACACCAGGTTATACAATTCCTCGAAGCACCGGAGTATAGCATGTTTAGCCGCATTGTATTTGACACTGCTCCTACGGTAATGACCATATTTCTGTGAATCCAAAGTTGACTCTCGACAATCACATTATGATTTGCCTCACCCATTACCAGGGCCATACACTCCGATTATTATCTTTGCCAGACTTCCTTGATGCATCCATTGGGAAGATCTTGAAGGTACTATTGTCCTTAGTGTGATGTGCTGTTATGTTAAGATGCAAGGCCCAGACCACAGATTAAATGGCTGAATGAAGAAAAAATGATTTATTTTGTATTGCGAAAATTGCTTGCGATATCTCTTCTGTTATTTTGCTTGATAAACAATAGTAGACGCAAATGCATTGCTGCTGCTGTACCCTTTGCTTATTTGTGCTTGTTTGCACAGCTTCGCATTGCGCCTTTATGTTAACTTGTGAAATTGGGAGGATATATACCCTATTAAATACTTCATATGTCcctaaatataagatgtttttgcagttaaatttgaactgcaaaaaCATTGAACtgcaaaacatcttatatttgaacTGCAGGAATGTCTTATATTAGGGACACAGGGAGTATTCATCTATTCAGTACTCAGGGGCGGGCCCAGGAATTTAAGTGTGTgtattcattttttttaaacctaTAGCCCTTCCTTTTGGCGCATATAACCGATTATAGCAACATATTGTACTAGTATTaaactatatataaaatatattgcataatatattattttaatacaAATTGATCATAATTTGCTATCGTTCAACATATAGAAGTAAAAAATTGTTCAACATATTGTGGCTAATTTAAGACATATAGAGAATAGAAAATAGCAAATAAGAAACCTTACAAACTACACGAGTACTATTCTTTATACTCCATCCgtcccggtgtataagtcatcttacgTTGTGCACCGCGACCAAGACAGAGAGGAAAACGAGGAAATTTAATGTTTACTTGCGAATTAatatcattgcatgcaatgaactAACCACTGCATGATGTGCTAGgtagtctcaagtcattaaaaacatacgCGTCCCACATCTCTCATTGGTTTCTtttttattcatgtcaaaaaacaaGAAATGAGGTGGGAGTTAATGAATCAGGCCTAAGTGTTTTGTGATTATTTGgttttcgtaagatgacttattcatgaggtcgaagggagtAGATAAAAGAAAACTCACTGTAGAGAATTTAAAATTTAGAGACATTCTCACATGACAAATTTGAATGGAAAATTGGAAGTTGTCATGTCTAAATAATTTATAATCGATCGCAAACAAGTTATAATTTCACTATAATTAAATAGGGAGACAAGTGTTCAAACTAACTTACTATTTTTTCAACAGTACGAGAAGAAAACTGTGCTCCTGCCTGCAGCGATAGATGAATTCATCTCTACTAAGAAATAAGAATTGGCATGTGTACAGAGGTCCTAATTTCAAAATTGAAATATTAATACATCACTCATACATCTAATTAGCAATTATACCAGAATTTGTGGGGGTTTAGTCTTCGAAATTGAACCAATGCCTACTAGCTATTGACTGTAGGGATCAGAACCAAGGTCAGCGGGGGGTGGATTCATTGTGCTGTCCGCGAGGCCGTGCGCACATGTGATTGCCCAGCAGGCGATGGAAACGGCCCTGGCCGCCTGGTGGTTTGCTGCTCCCGTTGGAGAGAACTTGGGAAGTAATGGGTTGGTTCGTCTCTGTCTGACCTGATCGATAGATTTATTGGGAGGCAATGATCGAGAGGTCGATGGTCTATGTGTGTTTGTGCGCTACACCCACTTGGGCCAATGGGCGAAGTCGTTGAGTCGTGATGCTTTGGGCTGAAATACCTAACTAGCAAGTTTGAGCGTACAGTTTCATTTTTCCTTATACATACTCAGTATATACACTATATACctaatttttttgcaaaaataatgggtattcaacTGAATACCCTTGAATTGAGGTGGGCTCGCCCCTGTCAGTACTATGTTTCAGCTGTTTGCACAGTGTTCAGTGAGGTTTACTATTTTGTCAGTTGTGGTTACTAGACCTCACAAATTTCCCCTTCACCTGCTTCATATGTCCAAATAACATGAATAGTAAGTATTAATTTGTTTTTTCTCTTCCATCTAACTCCTTTGGGAACTTAAGTAACAAGTATTTGACTTGAAGTTCTTTAAATCCCGTGACAAATAGGTATATTCCATCTAGCTGATGATTTTGATACTAATTTGATTTTTTCCTGCCGTCCAGCTTAGGAGCAAGATTGCTTCAGCAACATCTGCTATTAAGTCAGTATTTGGACAAGAAGTTCAACAGCAGGATGCAGTAAGTTCCTTGTTCAGTTCTCTGTAGAACTGGaacatattatttcttcaccAGGTAGGTGTTTAAAATTTTGAACTGATTATTCGTCCTCTCAAGGCAAACAAATTGGAGCAACTCAGAGAAAGGATGGTCAAGGTGCGAGAGCTTTTCCGTGATACAGAATCGACTGAATTTATTATTGTGACGATTCCAACGGTACATTTTCTCCTCACCTCTGCAGTTCCTTCTGTATTTATGTCTCAGTAATAATAggtacccccaccccaccccaattTTCAGGTCATGGCAATCAGTGAATCAGCGAGATTGCATTCTTCCTTGCAAAAGGAAAGTGTTCCTGTAAGGAGACTTATTGTTAACCAAGTTCTACCACCTTCATCATCAGACTGTAAATTTTGTGCTATAAAAAGAAAGGTACAATTGAGAATTGACACTACTAATAATTTTGATCTTCAATTAACGATGTGCTTGTAGAAACCACCAATGTGCAAGGGCAGCTTATGCATTTTGTTTCATGCAGGATCAAACACGTGCTTTGGATATGATAAAGAGTGATCCAGAGTTGATGGGGTTGAACATAATGCAAGCACCTCTCGTGGACATGGAAATTAGAGGAGTTCCTGCTCTGAAGTTTTTGGGTGATATAGTGTGGAAGTGACCTTAGTTTGCGGAAAAAATGTGATAACTTCAGTGGAACTACTTGATCGATACAACTGTTTATCCAATCCAAGTTCTTTAGAGCTACTGGGTAGAATCCAGCTTAGCAGATGTCCATTCCTAACGTGAGTAAATAGCACATAAAACCAGAGGGTTTCACTGAGCTAGCATATGAGCTTTGCTATACTTGGCAGTAATACAAGATTGGTTACACAGTTGCATTTTCCTCCCAATGCAGCCCAGTTACCGTAGTGTTCTGCTTGTTTGTCTATAGGATCACCTGTGGGATTTCAGATCCAAAACTTTGTGTATTTTTTATTTTACTATGTGGGGCATGTAAATGTTAATAGCAATGAGTTTTTGTCAAGATCGCTCATGTGGTAGCTTGGGAAAGCATAGAGGTAAATCAAACTTGGCCAGCTTGGGAAAGCATAGAGGTAAATCAAACTTGGCTATCCGTTCACAAGTAATCCACGTGGGATGAAGTGGCACAAGTCGGCGGCACTGGGCATATTTTATGGAAAATCAACGCTTACAGGTCTGATGTAAAATATGCTGCCAAGTAGGGTGCTAAATTGCGTCTTTCACAAATAATTGGACTAAACTGATCTAATGTGATGTATTTAGGCTTCCTAGTAAataattactactccctccgtaaactaatataagagcggttGGATCACTACTTTAGGGCTTGTTCAGTTAATCCCATCAAAAAGTGGATTGaagaggattggaggggattgaggtggaatttgacttgtaggggatttaatccctctcAATCCCCTCCAAACCCCTTTAATTTTGgaggaaccgaacaaggccttagtgatctaaacattcttatattagtttacagagtctTCACTCGGCACACACATTCTAAAAGCATTTCCAATAGCTGCCCTAAGATAGAACACTGAAAATAAGTTTTAAGAATAGAAAACAAGAGTTTTAGAGCATCGACAACCGGATGCCTCAAAAGGAGGACCGGACCGGTCACAAAAAAATCCCGGCCCACTTGGGTGCCTTAAAGGACCGGGCTGTCCAGTGGCGGAACCAGCGCCCGGCCACCCCGGGCACTTGCCCGGACTCTTTGGCTATGGGACAATGTACACACATAATAAACAATGAGGCAAAGCCTGATATGCATCGTGGTTTATCCGGACAGGAATGTACGTCTGAACAGTGGGCTTCTTATTTATCATTTTGATCAAAGCAAAACAATGGGGGTCCTACCAAGCGTTGTCATGGCCTAATTAACTCTGCCTACCATGCACAATCCGCGTAGGTGTTCATCAGGTCATGGGCATCTATTcccttcttcaaaagtaattaatTACTTGAGAGGAAACAAGCAAGGCACGACATCACACAACACTTCGAACTGTTAGTTTCTTAGAACATCTATAATCGGATCCCTTAAACGATCTTTCATATGTCGGCGGACACGTTCAGTTAGTGACTGAACAGAGGAGAGAAGGAAAAAATGATCAAACCGAGCCCTTCATATCATCACTATACACCCGAGTTGTCCGCAAACCCTTATATTCATCTCAAATATTGGCAGACCCAGTTctaagagaggggggggggggggggggggaggaggaggggagggtgaaCGGGGCGGCCGCCCCAACCCCCTATTTCAGAGAGGCTCCCCTATCAGGTGTGTGCTATCTATTGGCCCTGGCGAGAGTGGCAAAGTAGACAATGCGCAGCGAGGCAGATTGACACAGGGTGGTTTGCTAATAAAAGATTGTGCAGGAAGGAACTCGTGGGAGCTCTCTTTACCTAGCATTGTGTGGTAGCCATTTTACACCCGACAAAGTCTTTGTGCAGTATCCGAGGAAGGAACTCGGCGGAACTCTATTTGTCGAAAGGAGGTATGCCGAGTAGGGTTTGTCGAGTGTCACACTCGGCAAACAGGTTGTCAAGTTGATATCAGTAGTGTATAAAACTTAATATTGACATATCATATACTAGCTCACTTTAAATTACATTTGCATTACCACTATGTTCATATTTTCACTTCATTATTATTGTGGAATTGTGTTtccaaagtttggggctatgttaATATGTATCGGAACACTCGAGTTTGATTTCTAATTTCGAAACTTAGGCTAAAGCTTTCCCGGGCTTCACAAAAGTTCTGGCTCCGCCACTGTATCTAGCCCAAATGTAGGATCGATATGGGGCGGCCAGGGTGTGTATGTGACgtcagcctgcccaccaccgatcCCCACTCCCTCCACACAAAAAACCCAATTTGAATCCTACCCCACTTCACTCTCCTATCTCGCACCGCCCTCATCTCTCCCCTCTCCGGGTTTGATAGAATCCGACGACTCCCGCAAGATGTCGAGCTCCGGTACTCGTTTGGACTTCGGCCTCGACATGGACGAGGAATTGGCCCTCTGCATTGCGCTGGAGCTGTCCAAGGTGGACACACGGGGCATCTCCTGTTCTGCTCCGTCGCCGCTTCCGCACCTGCACAACACGAACGCCAGAACTGGCCCTTCCCGTCCCACATGTAGCTCCGTGGAGGGTTGCACAGTCCACGCTGGCCCTTCCCCCGTGAGTCATTGCTCTGCAAGGGCGGTGGTGGGTGCTAGTTCCGCTCTGCCGTCTCGAGCGAGCACGTCAGAAACATAGGTGTGTGTCGCCCTCCACGAGAAGCAAcacgagagggagagggacacgGCGGAGCAATATGTGCGTCGCCGTTGCgggttgccggtggtgcccgccgAGGATGCGTGGATCCTCACTTGGGTCTATCGCCGGAGACGGACGCCCGCCGTCTGATGATCAGcaagtatacgggatcaatcgtagtactttcggtaagtaagagtgttgaacccaacgaggagcagaaggaaatgacaagtgtttttcagcaaggtattctttgcacgTGTTATAAGTAGCGGTGATAGTTTTGTTGCaaggtaattcgtaacaagtaacaagtaacaatagtagcaaaggtgtatcaagatggcccaatcatttttctagcaaaggacaagccgaaAAGTTCTCTTATAGGAAGCAAAGAGttcttgaggacacatgggaattctcATCTAATCAcgttcatcatgtttagttgattcac
This genomic stretch from Hordeum vulgare subsp. vulgare chromosome 6H, MorexV3_pseudomolecules_assembly, whole genome shotgun sequence harbors:
- the LOC123403415 gene encoding ATPase GET3B yields the protein MLATASPHLHAAAHRLSLAAPARLPLRRPLRYPSLRLRASAAAEAAPSAKEGAEALGFEEMAARTTRRYYMLGGKGGVGKTSCAASLAVRFANSGHPTLVVSTDPAHSLSDSFAQDLTGGALAPVEGTDSPLFALEINPEKSREEFRTINQKNGGTGVKDFMDGMGLGILAEQLGELKLGELLDTPPPGLDEAIAISKVIQFLEAPEYSMFSRIVFDTAPTGHTLRLLSLPDFLDASIGKILKLRSKIASATSAIKSVFGQEVQQQDAANKLEQLRERMVKVRELFRDTESTEFIIVTIPTVMAISESARLHSSLQKESVPVRRLIVNQVLPPSSSDCKFCAIKRKDQTRALDMIKSDPELMGLNIMQAPLVDMEIRGVPALKFLGDIVWK